A genomic region of Dreissena polymorpha isolate Duluth1 chromosome 4, UMN_Dpol_1.0, whole genome shotgun sequence contains the following coding sequences:
- the LOC127876003 gene encoding trafficking regulator of GLUT4 1-like isoform X1, producing the protein MMEKAGHENPPSEQPGSQQQQQQQQQQQQSPPSYTQQPLNVGQPQVYQQHGGYVQQGYGATSGQGVVLVQPQPTALYVPIVHQPSDYMVPSIFACLCCFWPTGIAAIYFSMETRNAIANGDMTKANRYSEYARNLMIGSVVLGLVWIIITIAVVATNAARAVCYYGHC; encoded by the exons GCCATGAAAACCCACCGAGCGAACAGCCAGGCagtcagcagcagcagcagcaacagcaacaacaacaacaatcaccgCCGTCCTACACTCAGCAGCCACTAAATGTCGGACAGCCACAAGTCTATCAGCAACACGGTGGCTACGTTCAACAAGGCTATGGCGCAACGTCTGGGCAGGGTGTG GTTTTAGTCCAACCTCAGCCGACAGCCTTATATGTGCCGATAGTGCATCAGCCTTCGGACTATATGGTGCCTTCAATTTTTGCGTGTTTGTGTTGCTTCTGGCCAACTGGGATCGCCGCCATTTATTTCTCGATGGAG ACAAGGAATGCAATCGCTAATGGTGACATGACGAAAGCCAACCGGTACTCGGAGTATGCCCGGAATCTAATGATCGGCAGCGTGGTTCTTGGTCTTGTCTGGATCATCATTACCATCGCGGTGGTTGCAACCAATGCCGCCAGAGCAGTTTGTTATTATGGTCATTGCTAA